Proteins encoded together in one Chryseobacterium taklimakanense window:
- a CDS encoding TetR/AcrR family transcriptional regulator encodes MARKRIQGPVRNKEKTKDRMLEAVGKILKNEGYTGLKVTNIAKTAEVDKKLIYDYYGSTDEVINTYIKSQDYWDNVSENSTEIIEESIADNGKSLLKDFLKGQLATMTTNTELQKIITWELSEPQPILKKLAEEREEQGEMLFKNLTDPYFKENAISFRAIQALLISGIYYLSIHNSVNGSKFCGIDMNTKDGLSEIEKAAELVVQMSYERLGEKE; translated from the coding sequence ATGGCAAGAAAACGCATCCAAGGACCCGTCCGAAACAAGGAAAAAACCAAAGACAGAATGCTTGAAGCAGTAGGCAAAATCCTAAAAAATGAAGGCTACACAGGACTGAAGGTGACCAATATTGCCAAAACTGCGGAAGTTGATAAAAAACTAATTTACGATTATTACGGCTCTACCGACGAAGTGATTAATACCTATATCAAATCACAGGATTATTGGGATAATGTTTCTGAAAACAGTACAGAAATCATCGAAGAAAGTATAGCAGATAACGGAAAAAGTCTTTTGAAAGATTTTTTGAAAGGTCAACTTGCCACGATGACAACCAATACGGAACTTCAAAAAATCATTACTTGGGAACTCTCCGAACCACAACCAATTTTAAAAAAACTTGCAGAAGAACGAGAAGAGCAGGGAGAAATGCTTTTCAAGAATCTTACAGACCCCTATTTTAAAGAAAACGCCATCTCCTTTCGAGCAATACAGGCATTGCTGATTTCTGGAATTTATTATTTAAGCATTCATAATAGCGTGAATGGCAGCAAATTCTGCGGAATTGATATGAATACAAAGGATGGCTTGTCCGAAATTGAAAAAGCAGCAGAATTGGTAGTACAAATGTCATATGAAAGATTGGGAGAAAAGGAATAG
- a CDS encoding RteC domain-containing protein has translation MKECLEALKKLKRFILKYKFQSETEEIEFFKYIKPHFLSKVIYFNKVYNIEMKRPSGGEQIVGKYLRDELKKLKRYFNNNSDFYAYYRAQNTFMDYKYFVRGKLDMHLSIDTFVFESDPKFTTSHDFKVARIIANDMLEVYLKEELDRLKRTEPDEHKIFAPKVKLNWTDSKASLIELIYALYYKGSFNNGQADIKEIAKYFEVVFNTDLGDVYRSYLEIKNRNARTKFLSGLQNLLNDKMNESDA, from the coding sequence ATGAAGGAATGCTTGGAAGCACTAAAAAAATTGAAGAGGTTTATTCTGAAATATAAATTCCAATCAGAAACTGAAGAGATTGAATTTTTTAAATATATAAAGCCGCATTTTCTTTCCAAGGTTATATACTTCAATAAAGTTTATAATATAGAAATGAAAAGACCTAGTGGTGGAGAGCAAATTGTTGGAAAATATTTGCGGGACGAACTGAAAAAACTGAAAAGATATTTTAACAACAACTCTGACTTTTATGCTTACTATCGTGCTCAAAATACTTTTATGGATTATAAATACTTTGTCCGAGGTAAATTGGATATGCATTTGAGCATTGATACTTTCGTTTTTGAATCCGACCCGAAATTTACCACTTCTCATGATTTTAAAGTGGCAAGAATCATCGCCAATGATATGTTGGAAGTTTACTTGAAAGAAGAATTGGATCGTTTGAAACGAACCGAACCTGATGAACATAAAATTTTTGCACCCAAAGTGAAACTGAATTGGACGGACAGCAAAGCCTCGCTGATTGAACTTATTTATGCACTCTATTACAAAGGTTCTTTCAATAATGGACAGGCTGATATCAAAGAAATTGCAAAATATTTTGAAGTGGTTTTCAATACGGATTTAGGAGATGTTTACCGTTCTTATCTTGAGATTAAGAACCGCAATGCAAGAACAAAATTCCTATCAGGATTGCAAAATTTATTGAATGACAAAATGAACGAATCGGATGCGTAA
- a CDS encoding CPBP family intramembrane glutamic endopeptidase, producing the protein MRNLFKQNFITKILAEALLQVLILIPFAILFLKDKTKVNFQRLLIFVLCYVVYQLCLVFPKINSTFDFITSSWNWDGKVYGIIFGILSYFTFNKYFIENDFFTFRQNKDGFKKAKIGAILVVLISTVIWFLLGNQKFDLETLAFQISVPGIDEEIMFRGILLGLLSTALKDNFSIFGNPSVLITAVLFGFMHALTLDKGFSIDFDAVYFIQTGFAGYIWGWITIKSRSILLAILSHNFSNFFGTLSTMIK; encoded by the coding sequence ATGCGTAATTTATTTAAACAGAATTTTATCACAAAAATATTAGCAGAAGCATTATTGCAGGTTTTGATTCTAATTCCTTTTGCAATTTTATTTCTAAAAGATAAAACAAAAGTTAATTTTCAAAGATTGCTAATCTTTGTCCTTTGTTATGTCGTTTATCAGTTATGCCTTGTTTTTCCAAAAATAAATTCGACTTTCGATTTCATAACAAGCAGTTGGAATTGGGATGGAAAAGTTTATGGAATTATTTTCGGTATTTTATCCTATTTTACTTTTAATAAATACTTTATTGAAAACGATTTCTTCACTTTTAGACAAAATAAAGACGGCTTCAAAAAAGCAAAAATTGGAGCAATTTTAGTAGTTTTAATATCCACAGTCATTTGGTTTTTATTGGGAAATCAAAAATTTGATTTAGAAACTTTGGCATTTCAAATTTCGGTTCCTGGAATTGATGAAGAAATAATGTTTAGAGGAATATTACTCGGACTTTTGTCAACTGCTCTAAAAGACAATTTTTCAATTTTTGGAAATCCGAGTGTGTTAATTACAGCAGTTCTTTTCGGTTTTATGCACGCACTAACTCTTGATAAAGGTTTTTCGATTGATTTTGATGCGGTATATTTTATACAAACAGGTTTTGCAGGATATATTTGGGGATGGATAACTATAAAAAGCAGAAGTATTTTGCTTGCGATTTTATCACACAACTTTAGTAACTTTTTTGGGACTTTATCAACGATGATTAAATGA
- a CDS encoding GLPGLI family protein produces the protein MKNKFLILLALFGFLANSQTHRFIYDVEYKKDSTSTLMTKENWHLDIFPTHSDYYSRDFFVADSLINNNIPFPKEMKLNTSNIISHKKGSQDFEEYDLLENTVLNLKSKDSQIWKLSDEKKVINGLTLQKATTNWGKRNWMAWFAKEIHFQEGPYKFHGLPGLIVELEDDKGNYKFSLVKSENFKESQENQFIEMSKKMGVPVTWEKYKSSKLSYYDSPVNFIKNAIGSSNNSEFFLNDGTVVNSKNQREINETLRTQLKKFNNPIELDKAIVYPNK, from the coding sequence ATGAAGAATAAATTTTTGATTTTATTGGCGCTTTTTGGTTTCCTTGCAAACTCACAAACGCACCGTTTCATCTATGATGTGGAATATAAAAAAGATTCTACTTCCACTTTGATGACCAAGGAAAATTGGCATTTGGATATTTTTCCGACCCATTCCGATTATTATTCCCGAGATTTTTTTGTTGCAGATTCGTTGATTAACAACAATATCCCTTTTCCAAAAGAGATGAAACTCAATACTTCAAATATTATTTCGCACAAAAAAGGAAGCCAAGATTTTGAAGAATACGATTTACTTGAAAATACGGTTCTAAACCTAAAATCAAAAGATTCGCAGATTTGGAAACTATCGGATGAAAAAAAAGTCATCAATGGTCTTACTTTACAAAAGGCGACTACAAATTGGGGAAAAAGAAATTGGATGGCTTGGTTTGCAAAGGAAATCCATTTTCAGGAAGGACCATATAAATTTCACGGATTGCCTGGATTGATTGTAGAACTTGAGGACGATAAGGGAAACTATAAATTTTCATTGGTAAAATCTGAAAACTTTAAAGAATCGCAAGAAAACCAATTCATCGAAATGTCAAAGAAAATGGGCGTTCCCGTAACTTGGGAAAAGTACAAAAGTTCCAAACTTTCTTACTACGATTCTCCTGTGAACTTCATTAAAAATGCAATTGGTTCTTCAAATAATTCTGAATTCTTCTTGAATGACGGAACTGTGGTGAACTCGAAAAACCAAAGAGAAATCAATGAGACGTTGCGAACTCAATTGAAGAAATTTAATAATCCGATTGAGTTGGATAAGGCGATTGTGTATCCGAATAAATAA
- a CDS encoding carboxypeptidase-like regulatory domain-containing protein translates to MKFKHLYLLIFILFSNWFSSQIIHGTIISNETKKPVPFAKIGIQNEILGAIADEKGSFSLDFTNVNNSGNLIVAVAGFKPFQISVGKFISQNNHQIFLEERISDIPEIAITPIKFKDANLGYNSKSKSIHIDYLSKNSKNVKKRYSEEELNQPQSEIAISIEPKKNTKLMKINLNFAQFTLDKPIPARFNIYDEKDGKPNQLVNSQDLVFEISKDAIKDGVCTLDVSRKNIWLKGKHFISFQPLDRNFEGNFFVSAGFLGKAFQRSYLEPWRVLPASIVPAINVDVKIER, encoded by the coding sequence ATGAAATTCAAACACCTTTATTTATTAATATTCATATTGTTTTCCAATTGGTTTTCCTCGCAAATCATACACGGAACCATCATTTCCAACGAAACCAAAAAACCCGTTCCTTTTGCCAAAATCGGAATTCAAAACGAAATTTTGGGAGCAATTGCAGATGAAAAAGGAAGCTTTTCTTTAGATTTCACCAATGTGAATAATAGCGGAAACTTAATTGTGGCAGTCGCGGGTTTTAAACCTTTTCAGATTTCGGTTGGCAAATTTATTTCCCAAAACAATCATCAGATTTTCTTGGAAGAAAGAATCAGCGATATTCCTGAAATCGCGATTACGCCGATAAAATTCAAAGATGCAAATCTCGGTTACAACTCAAAATCCAAAAGCATTCATATCGATTATCTTTCGAAAAACTCGAAGAATGTCAAAAAACGCTATTCCGAAGAAGAACTCAACCAACCGCAAAGCGAAATCGCCATTTCGATTGAGCCAAAGAAAAATACGAAACTGATGAAAATTAATTTGAATTTTGCACAGTTCACTTTAGATAAGCCAATTCCTGCAAGATTCAATATTTATGATGAAAAAGATGGGAAACCGAATCAATTAGTTAATTCACAAGACCTTGTTTTTGAAATTTCGAAGGATGCGATAAAAGACGGCGTTTGCACACTCGATGTTTCAAGAAAAAACATTTGGCTGAAAGGAAAACATTTTATCAGCTTTCAACCATTGGACAGAAATTTTGAAGGGAATTTCTTTGTAAGCGCAGGATTTTTAGGAAAAGCGTTTCAAAGAAGTTACCTCGAACCGTGGCGAGTTCTTCCGGCAAGTATTGTTCCTGCCATAAATGTGGACGTGAAAATTGAGAGATAA
- a CDS encoding helix-turn-helix domain-containing protein: MVTNIITQEDLQNFKTELIEEIKNLFHFKTTEQKLWLKSAEVREMLKISAGTLQTLRINGTLRFSKVGGTLYYNYEDIEKMLNQK; this comes from the coding sequence ATGGTAACAAACATCATCACTCAGGAAGACTTGCAGAACTTCAAAACAGAACTCATTGAAGAGATCAAAAATCTCTTTCATTTCAAGACAACCGAACAAAAATTATGGTTAAAATCTGCAGAAGTGAGGGAGATGCTGAAGATTTCAGCAGGAACACTTCAAACTTTACGAATCAATGGGACTTTAAGGTTTTCCAAAGTCGGTGGAACACTTTATTACAATTACGAGGACATCGAAAAAATGTTGAATCAAAAATAA
- a CDS encoding transcriptional regulator — protein sequence MNYIRHLTGFFDKIQNDEQLNPTHISLYLALFQFWNLNLFRNPISISRNEMMKLSKISAYGTYHKCIKELHQFGYIEYLPSFNPYKGSLVHLFDFGDLDKINSEENFIQNQKITHAKNEQEPVQKSHDNHIKKQTGAEQVMNSNDTKIHTGSEQALMPYKNLSNYKNFTKRAAQPQRLLVEENRFNSKMEKQGSNIPPELWEVKMFFEEKDSTILEAEKFFNYYESNGWLVGGNSLMKNWQASARKWLLNSKKYGFETSKSTNSGFSKMPSIPKANHLNANTQKSYQEKL from the coding sequence ATGAACTACATTCGGCATTTAACAGGTTTTTTCGATAAAATTCAGAATGATGAGCAACTGAATCCTACACACATCAGTCTGTATCTCGCATTGTTTCAGTTTTGGAATCTCAATCTCTTTCGAAATCCAATCAGCATTTCCCGAAACGAGATGATGAAACTTAGCAAAATTTCGGCTTATGGAACTTACCACAAATGCATCAAGGAACTACACCAATTTGGATATATTGAATATTTACCGTCCTTCAATCCATACAAAGGAAGTTTGGTGCATCTATTTGACTTTGGAGATTTAGACAAAATTAACAGTGAAGAAAATTTTATTCAAAACCAAAAAATTACCCATGCAAAAAATGAACAGGAACCCGTTCAAAAATCGCACGACAATCATATCAAAAAACAGACGGGTGCTGAACAAGTAATGAACAGCAATGATACCAAAATTCATACAGGTTCTGAACAAGCATTGATGCCTTATAAAAACCTATCAAACTATAAAAACTTTACAAAGAGAGCGGCGCAACCACAAAGGTTATTGGTAGAAGAAAATAGATTTAATTCAAAAATGGAAAAACAAGGTTCCAACATTCCGCCCGAGTTATGGGAAGTGAAAATGTTTTTTGAGGAAAAAGATTCCACAATTTTGGAAGCCGAAAAATTTTTCAACTACTACGAAAGCAACGGTTGGCTTGTAGGTGGAAATTCTCTAATGAAAAATTGGCAGGCAAGTGCTAGAAAATGGCTTTTGAACAGCAAAAAATATGGTTTTGAAACTTCGAAATCTACAAATAGTGGATTTTCAAAAATGCCTTCCATTCCGAAAGCAAATCATCTAAATGCAAACACTCAAAAATCCTATCAAGAAAAACTCTGA
- a CDS encoding AAA family ATPase, with product MQLPKREIEMSYDYRQVVALLTKIAQDFLGRKFEIAENERGIIFGTLAWFLQDELVAKEMDIDLNKGLILTGPIGCGKTTLMMLMQKFPSQRKSFGIISTRQIVSEFMQSGYETIEKYSRGNLYNETRQPRAICFDDLGAESASKYFGNDCNVMAEILLTRYDLFKEKGLITHITTNLTATEIETIYGNRLRSRMREMFNLFGYEESCWDKRK from the coding sequence ATGCAACTTCCCAAACGAGAAATTGAAATGTCATACGATTACAGGCAAGTTGTGGCTCTGTTAACCAAAATCGCGCAGGATTTTCTTGGCAGAAAATTTGAAATTGCAGAAAACGAACGGGGAATTATTTTTGGAACATTGGCGTGGTTTTTACAAGATGAATTGGTGGCAAAAGAAATGGACATCGACCTTAATAAAGGATTGATTTTAACAGGACCAATTGGTTGTGGAAAAACTACTTTGATGATGTTGATGCAGAAATTCCCGTCCCAAAGAAAATCTTTCGGAATCATCTCTACTAGGCAGATTGTGTCAGAATTTATGCAGTCGGGTTACGAAACCATCGAGAAATATTCTCGGGGAAATCTTTATAACGAAACACGGCAACCTCGTGCCATTTGCTTTGATGATCTTGGAGCAGAATCAGCGTCCAAATACTTCGGGAACGACTGCAATGTAATGGCAGAAATTCTCCTCACACGCTACGATTTATTTAAAGAAAAAGGATTGATAACGCATATTACGACCAATCTAACCGCAACAGAAATTGAAACCATTTACGGAAATAGACTACGTTCAAGAATGCGTGAAATGTTTAATCTTTTTGGATATGAAGAAAGTTGTTGGGATAAGAGAAAGTAA
- a CDS encoding carboxypeptidase-like regulatory domain-containing protein translates to MNKLTLFIFTFLGFLSYSQIVNGTIVSSEDNSPIGFVKIGVENLQVGSLTDDNGNFSIDLTGIDKNSQIKIEVAGFETYLNKVSTLELTNPIKISLNPRVISIEEVSILGKNYVDQNLGSNSKMKRPHILFISRSSDYAKKNFNKEQLEKMQNPEVAIQIDNKKRSKLLRIKMNFAKFELNNSLRSRFTIYSEKNGIPNEIINSEDIIFEISKQNIKNGVFTLDVSDKNIWINDRIFVAYQVLEPDFSDEFWISAGLFGKGFLRVYVENWQKISAGVVPAINIDVKTEK, encoded by the coding sequence ATGAATAAATTAACATTATTTATATTTACATTTTTGGGCTTTTTGAGTTATTCCCAAATCGTTAACGGAACAATAGTCTCAAGCGAAGATAATTCTCCCATAGGTTTTGTTAAAATTGGGGTCGAAAATTTGCAAGTTGGAAGTTTAACCGATGACAATGGAAATTTCAGTATTGATCTAACCGGTATTGATAAAAATTCACAAATCAAAATAGAAGTTGCAGGATTTGAAACTTATCTAAACAAAGTTTCAACATTAGAACTTACAAATCCTATTAAAATTTCTTTAAATCCGAGAGTCATAAGCATTGAAGAAGTATCGATTTTAGGTAAAAATTATGTTGATCAAAACTTGGGAAGCAATTCTAAAATGAAAAGGCCACACATTCTTTTTATTTCAAGAAGTTCAGATTATGCAAAGAAAAATTTCAATAAGGAACAACTTGAAAAAATGCAAAATCCCGAAGTTGCAATTCAAATTGACAATAAGAAAAGATCCAAATTATTAAGAATTAAGATGAATTTTGCAAAGTTTGAACTCAACAATTCACTACGCTCAAGATTTACAATCTATTCTGAAAAAAATGGAATTCCAAACGAGATTATTAATTCAGAAGACATAATATTTGAAATCAGTAAGCAAAATATTAAGAATGGCGTTTTTACTTTAGATGTTTCTGACAAAAACATTTGGATTAACGACAGAATATTTGTCGCTTATCAAGTGCTTGAACCAGATTTCAGCGATGAATTTTGGATTAGTGCAGGTCTTTTCGGAAAAGGATTTTTAAGAGTATATGTTGAAAATTGGCAAAAAATTTCTGCAGGTGTCGTTCCAGCCATAAATATTGATGTAAAAACAGAAAAATAA
- a CDS encoding DUF3853 family protein: MKGKEDKETKKYLWQLTIDEFKELQREVTKEKTYEYGIKGLAKILGCSRSKAYQIKASGILDDAIIQNGKVIVIDVDKALQLFSENNPTQK; this comes from the coding sequence ATGAAGGGAAAAGAGGACAAGGAAACCAAAAAATACCTGTGGCAACTCACCATTGACGAGTTTAAGGAACTGCAGAGAGAAGTAACCAAAGAAAAAACCTACGAATACGGCATCAAAGGTTTGGCTAAGATTTTAGGTTGTTCTCGTTCCAAAGCCTACCAAATCAAAGCATCGGGGATTTTAGATGATGCCATTATCCAAAATGGAAAAGTCATCGTCATTGATGTGGATAAAGCGCTTCAACTTTTTTCTGAAAACAATCCTACACAAAAATGA
- a CDS encoding ribonuclease H family protein has product MQYNFEKTNNAKNSETQKESFQKEKIILKKQKAIKSSEKKFPKSEITPTIAETPKLDLEISIPSLDEFLSFAKTLDCYQENMQNALEEKYRNWLENGWKNALGKPITNWKLSVKNLIPYLQNAPSNSISLQKVPNITRPKE; this is encoded by the coding sequence GTGCAGTATAATTTTGAAAAAACAAATAATGCGAAAAATAGTGAAACCCAAAAAGAAAGTTTCCAAAAAGAGAAAATAATTCTAAAGAAACAAAAAGCAATCAAATCTTCAGAAAAGAAATTTCCAAAATCAGAAATTACGCCAACAATTGCAGAAACTCCAAAATTAGATTTAGAAATAAGCATTCCATCTTTGGATGAGTTTCTTTCATTTGCCAAAACCCTAGATTGCTACCAAGAAAATATGCAAAACGCTCTTGAAGAAAAATACAGAAATTGGCTAGAAAATGGTTGGAAAAACGCATTGGGAAAACCCATTACCAATTGGAAACTCTCGGTAAAAAACCTCATTCCTTATCTGCAAAATGCGCCTTCCAATTCCATTTCTCTACAAAAAGTTCCCAATATCACTCGTCCAAAAGAGTAA